Part of the Neoarius graeffei isolate fNeoGra1 chromosome 15, fNeoGra1.pri, whole genome shotgun sequence genome is shown below.
tcccctgtggagaccacctctccccgacccaactcacggaggtcgcccagttgcaggccgagttttcggatgtgttctcgcccctgcccggtcgcactaacctcatagaacaccacatagagacgcccccgggggtggtagtgcgtagccgtccttatagattacccaaacacaaaaaaaaggtggttcgggaagaacttcaggccatgctcgaaatgggcatcgtcgaggagtcccacagtgactggagcagcccggtggtcttggttcccaaggccgacggcttggtccggttctgtgtggactatagaaaagtcaacgcggtgtctaaattcgacgcgtacccaatgcctcatattgatgagctgctcgatcgactaggcacggctcgcttttactcgacactggatttgacgaagggatattggcagatccccttgactccatcatcctgagagaaaacggccttttccacaccgttcggcttacaccagtttgtcaaacttccgtttgggctgtttggggcgcccgctacgtttcagcggctgatggaccgggtcctccggccacacgccacctatgcggccgcttacctagatgacatcatcatttatagtaatgaatggcagcggcacctgcaacacctgagggccgtccttaggtcgctgaggcaggcgggactcactgccaacccgaagaagtgtgcgattgggcgggtggaagtagggtatctgggcttccacttgggcaatgggcaggtgcgtccccaaattaataagacagcagcgattgcggcctgcccgaggcccaagaccaaaaagggggtgagacggttcctggggctggctggctactatcgtaggtttatacctaattattaggatgtcaccagcccgctgactgacctcactaaaaagggggcgccagatccggtccagtggacggagcagtgccagcgggctttctctgagttaaaggctgcactgtgtggggggccactcttacactcccctgacttctctctcccttttttgttacagacggatgcgtcggacagagggctgggggccgttttgtcccagtgggtggagggggaggaccgcccggtcctatacatcagccgcaagctgtcagtgcatgaggggcgctacagcacaattgagaaagaatgcctggtgatcaagtgggcggtcctcgccctctgttactacctgctggggcgctctttcaccctctgttcggaccacgcgcacctccagtggctccaccgcatgaaggatgccaacgcgcggatcacccgttggtatctggcactccaacccttcaacttcaaggtggtccacaggccgggggcgcagatggtcgtggtggacttcctctcccgtcaaggggggggagtcggctgcgggccggatgggcgcccggcctgagtcgggcggtgggggtatgtggcagcgggggcatggtcaagcgccggtctgtgacaggagggtggagccagggaaggtgagtggcagaatcgctacacctgacggtaattaacctgtgttttgtgtgtgttttcccagtaaaccgctccctatttaaagaggctgagagagagcagagggagcgcgacccgggattggaggctgagtgtgtgtctgggtgcgtgtgtgcttacgccgtagtataactgaaaagttgtttaataaatacgctttctctacctccaaacgttgtcctgccgtcctctgtgctccacccacacattatccgcgctacaacgatgaatgcgtaaaatgggcttcccctgttttaaaaaccagcagccgccactgctcaaAACAGATAGtgagtgtcagtgagtgagttttagcatgaagtctattttgttgaagttatcaactattcattgatggagacttgagtgcaaaactgttcatgacaactgcagtcctaaagttataatggcaattgtagtcctaaaggatatgggacatgaaacataaatgcacgctatatcagtttctttccattaaaaatatgaattaattgcatcaacaaatacaaaatcatctattaaattcagcaaaatcgttatattcgtgatgattatatggcatttctgctcgacttcccatatgcattttctacaaccggaagagccgctgtcacgtgatcatacgtcacaaaaactttcgggcacagcacaagcgggtagatgaatggagaagtggatgacaagaaaattgtttttatagtctttaaagtacattggacatcatacattggacatcatggtgtattgtgctgcttatggttgcaataattccaatgagaaatgccctggagtaagtttttttgcattccccaaggacccgaagctgaggaaagtgtgggctcactactgccgtagaaaaaactttgcacctactgtttcccacaaactgtgttcagaccatttcacagaggattctttccactttaatactcaggtactgaacgaaattaattgccaagccaaatttaagaggctacttaaagatggagccgttcccaacgtcccaattcaggaacaagacggcggagtgaaaccagaagtgctacggccaccacgaggtgcattcgctaagcgtctgaaagccgaggtaaggattagtattataattttgggtgtatcaattattgattatcataattctgactcgtttactcttatatctgtccttctttgtttacgtaccgaatcgaagagttgtggtgaagttgtagaagagttttttttgaatttttatttcattttattattctatattttatttattgtccGAATAAAACATAGAGTTGACAAATTTCAATGCAACAATAGATATCGATTATGTTTTCAAAACAATTGAATAATTTTCTGGAGCAACTATGCTGATTCCGACATAAACATCGGTGAGGACAATAGGCCGTATAGCcaggttcatggaggcagtgatagcgccataatatacagggcctaacattcctacaactgtagagacagtcaagaaatcctgtaacattaatggacatttaaataaatgttatgttggtaagtttgtttaacttttcttaattttcatcgCTTTCACCAAACGGCGTAGTGTTGTTGActgtgtgatggcgtttcaccattttgaatgttttcatctcgggctctggaagcattgtatctcaatcaatctcgaaaaatatcagcaaaaaaaaatagcttgcaacggactttagctagatctatgatgaactttcaatgtatgatacaaaaataatacttctttcaacagatcattagcctttgagcagaattgtttttaacttaccaggaagtgttatcgagccaaccgctttcagtttcatggggactgaatgaaccctcactctcagaatcatctgactcgtcagagtaaatacaagatccattttcatgtgaatttccagctatcggttcgaattgataaggtctaacttcacatctctgtgaaacatcgggaatatcactgtcgatggtgtccatttcggtaacctgtttacattagattcccaagcgctggctccttggaaagtttttgttatgtcatgggtcacgtgaccacctagctcattaacgaatccttgttttactcaTAGTGActggtggtggtgttaaaggccgtcttccactcgtccccctccctgatcctgacgagatggtatgcattgcatagatctagcttggtaaataccttggctccctggagtagttcaaaggccatggtcatgagcggtagtgggcagCAGTTCTTaaccgtgatggcattgagaccccgatagtcaatgcaggggtggcgtgacttgtccttcttttccatgaagaagaatcctgcccctgctggggaggaggaagggtgggtgatcccagctgccaaagattcggagatgtacttctccatagctTGCCTTTCGATGGGAGAGAAAGAGTAGAGTCATCCTTTGGATGGCACTGTcctgggcaggaggtcgatttcacagtcatagggtctgtgaggagggagggacactgctcgggtcttgctgaaaatgagtttgagatccagatattccaaaggcatgtgagagaggttggggaactcgctggctgaaggctgcggtggtttggcgggaggcagagtggagttcagacaggaagctaggcaggactggctccagccttgGATGGTGTtttcagcccagttaaggtgggggttgtgctgcattaaccatggtaatcctaggatgatgggtatgtgggggttgttcatgacgtgaagctggatggtttctgagtggttactggaaatccttagggtgagtggggcggtaaggtgggtgatgctggtcaagccggtgccattgagtgtcaggacagtgagagggacatcaagagcaagtagcgggatACCCAAACgcttggcggtggcggagcagatcaggttcctgtccacccggagtcgacgagggcctggaggtggtgatgctggttgtcacggacaatgatgacaggaagtaacagacgattagcgggggactggttccgagtgttgcccaccagggccccttgattcactagtGGGCTCGTtcttttagcaggcaggcttggcagatgtgttccagctgaccacagtagaagcaagtCCCCCTGCTCCGCCGGCGAAGttgttcctccactgacacccgaacccggtctacctgcatgggttcaatgGACATGGCAGGAGGCGAagtggaggtgaagctggggcggttcttctctctcctccattgctggatccgagCGTCAATAcggttggcaaggtccatgaggctggagaggtctgacggcagttcccgcaataccaattcatccttgatggcgttggacaagccgtgcaggaatgCATCGATCTGGGAACTCTCATTCCAACTGCACGAAGCcgccaacgtccggaactcgatggagtaatccgaggtagaccgggacccctgccacagctccatgagctctctggccgcctcccggccagacaaagagcaatcaaaagttcacctcatctcctcggagaaatccttgaaactggaacaaaagggtgcattggcatcccagaccactgttccccgctctctggccttgctggtgaggagcgttattgtatatgctacccgggagcgttctgcggggaaggccagaggttgcattgaacattgagacaaaaacaatctgcaagtacctggttctccattgtagggctgaggcgctggaagtctcagttcatggagaaaggcggtggcaggagctgaagtaggagacggctgggcaggggtaggcatggcttgacagcGCTGCATCTGCGTGGGgagaaggttgagtgagttggacagagtggcgaggttctgggtaatttgttgtagggctTGTTGGTGGGTtccaaggagagtcccttgctgctggatggccgttctcagatgggtgatTTCTGCTGGATCCACGTTGGCCAGAATGTACTCTTAGGATtgatggaggtgtggtgaagttaggatccaagagcagaacacagacagtaatccaataaataatatgatttaattcagggaataaagggcatggcaaaaaggtaaacaaacaggacaagaaaCTAATGGCAAAAGTAGTCtggacaaaatgagacaaacaacttgacataaacatgagacaggcaaagacaaaaacgctaatgcaaaaaaccatgaacaagaaaagacccttagtgcaaaaaaccatgaaccagaaataacccttagtgcaaaaaaacatgaaccagaagaacgctagtgcaaaaaccatgaacaagaaaaagtcgctagagagaaaaaccatgagaagcaagaggggcacagaaacggctagagaagcgaatgagacattctggcaaagtcagagtttgagaatggcctttaaataagcagcagtaaaaaccaggaagtgagttcaggagaGAAAAAATTCCTGTCTCAGATCCGGAtcagcgctggcgtgagagatccataatcttCGGAGTGGATGTCCAGGTCGGAGCATGACACTTTCTTTACAGTCACAGCCAAAAGGAGTTTCAAATGCTTCCCCCTTGTTAACTGAAAGGTAATATAAAGTTGTCAGAAGTGTGTATGTATCTCAAGCACAGCTTTTTCGAGTATTGTCAGCACAATTAAAAAAGACCAAAATTCTGATGAAAGGTGGAATAAAGTATTGTTTAAATGAGCTAACAGTCTGACTGAAACAGAAACCTGACACTCAGACTGGAGAGCTGTTCAAAAGAAACCACACTAAAATCACAAAACCACAGCACACACCATTTAAATAACTTTAATGAGTAGGCAAAAGCAATTACTTCATGACACAGAGACTCTTACACTGGTGCATAAACAGAACAAATGATATGATCTGGTATCTTGTTGCACTTGCACTATTGGTATTGCACTATTGGCTGACTAAACAGCCACATTCTGCCTGTGTGAAATTTGCTAATTTGCTCTTTTCAGCACTGCATGAACGCTCATCCTCAGCACAGTTCACATAGTGCACTCAATTTCTTTTCATGCAATGCACTCACATAAAGGTAATTAGTGTACAATGAcatacactaataataataataataataataataataataatacagtttaGTGCCCGGACTTTTACTACAAAGCCATACAATTTTaacatgtgcagaaagcggtttggcattgtcttgtggaaagaaggaaggccttccctgaaaaagattttatttggatggcagcatattgctctgaaacatgtatatatcattcagcattaacgatgccttcccagatgtacaagctgcccatgtcatgtgcactaatgcaccctcataccatcacaaatactggcttttgaactgtgcactgataacaagtcagatgatccctctcctctttagcctggaggatgtggtgtccatgatttacaaaaagaatttctacttttgatttgtcagaactCGGGACAATTTTTcatttcgcctcagtccatcgtaaaagagctcgggcccagagaagatggcggcatttctggatattgtttatatatgtttttttttcatagaCGATGGTTGTCTTAAATGTTCCTGAGACCAtagagtgatttccactacagacatgtgtctgcttttaatgcagtgttgcctgagggcctgaagatcccaggcatccactgtcagttttcagccttgtctcttgcatacagagatttctccagattctctgaaccttctaatgatattatgtaccatacatgatatgatccccaaattatttgtaattttacattgaggaacattattcttaaattgttgcactgtttgcccactttCACAGAGcgttgaacccctccccatctttacttctgagagactccgcctctctgagatgctctttttatttccaatcatgttactgacctgttgccaattaaccaaattagggttttttagcattacacacctttttcagtcttttgttgcccctgtcccaacttttctgatatgtgttgctgacatcaaattcaaaatgagcatatatttttcaaaaaacagtaaaatttctcagtttcaacatttgatatgttgtctttgtactattttttaatgaaatacagggtttgcaTAATTTGCAAATATTATATTCTGCTTTTATCCATGCTTTAcactgtgtcccaacttttttggaataggggttgtaaCATTaagataaggttgttgttgttgttgtttttttctggctAATGTCGGATTACACTAGCATTGATTCCAGTTGCTTACATAATTGGCTTGTCAGTAAGTCAAATTCTAGCTAATTATAAATATTGCAAACTTTCAATGATTAAATAATGTTTTCAGGcaaaatgtttattattaatttaAGTGACAGTTCACATTCACCAAGTCACATTTCCAGGATTTAACAGCACTTCACTCTAAGCAAAGTGGGCTGCATTTGCCCAAATTAAGAAAACCACAATACGAAGGTCATGTAGTGAGTCTTTAAATAAGAGGTGTGCCTTTTTGACTCTGCATGTGAGTGGCAAGATGAAGGTGTTGCACATGCTGCTTGCTGCAGCTTTCAGCATCCTCACTTTTAATGGTAAGCCTTCATTTCTCAGTATTAATGAAGAATACTGAACAGGTTCTTAGTGCATACTAATGTAACTAGACATTATGTTTTTAATATACTGAGCTCTTAGTATGTTGTGTACCTTATATATTCTTATACttaaaatgcacaaaatatgatttAATGTCCACTTTCTTAATCTACTGctcttcttgtgtgtgtgtgtgtgtgtgtgtgtgtgtgtgtgtgtgtgtgtgtgtgtgtgtgtgtacgagaaAATCGAGTCAAAATGCATCTTATTAGACtaataacttttttttccagCCGCATATGGAGAGGAAATCATCAATGGCAAGAAAGCCAAGAAGAACACCCTGATGTACATGGTATCTGTGCAGTTGAACAACAAGCACAGATGTGGAGGATTCCTCATAAACCCCAGCTACGTGCTCACTGCTGCCCACTGTGACGAATCGTATGTTGCATGTTTCTTAATCATCAGAAGTGTGTGGATTAATTTATTTCAACATAATATGATATCTGCCGCATTCTTAAAAATACAGTCAACTCAGTGTGGTCCTTGGGACGCAGAACATCGATCCGAACAGGGATAATCTGAGAAAATATGTGGAAACGAAGTATAAACACCCATCATATAAGACCGTCAGTTCTGGGTTTGACATCATGCTTCTGAAGGTAAGGATTAATCATTACTTCCACCAACTTttttggaggttatgttttcctctccatttgtttgtttgtttccaatgtaactcaaaaagtagtgaatggattttaatgaaattttgaggaaaggcggGCCATGGGCCAGTGAAcaatttattagattttgatgcaagtccaaatatgtggcttggcagaggaatGCACGCGACCAAGTGTCCTTCTAGTTTAGACTATATTCACTTGGAGTGCCATATATTCATTGCTATAAGGGCACTCAGGAGTTCACTacgttttgagttacattgggaataaacaaacaaacggaggtgaaaacataacctccaccAGCTTGGTTGAATCTATATAACCATCATTATATCACAAGCCCTGTTATATTTTAAGATTTGCATATAACGTGAATTCTGGTCAAAAACAAGCTTTCAGACAAAGTCAAACTGAGTAAAGCTGTGAAGACCATCAAAATCCCAAGCAAGAAGAAACCAGTCAAGCCCAAAACCAAGTGCCAGGTTGCAGGATGGGGACGAAGTGAAACCCAGAAAGTGGTGAATGACCTACTGGTGGCTGATGTTTCAACCATAAATATCACAGAATGTAAGAAGCAGTGGAATAAAGTGGACGTGAAACTCCCAGCTGACATCATGTGTGCAGGAGGCTACAAAACCAAAAGCGGAGCATGCCAGGTACAATAACACATATGTTTGCTTCATATTTTTCTTGAGCAATGAGAAAGCTAAAACAAAATGATTGTGCCATTTGTCCTGTTTTGACAGGGTGATTCTGGTGGGCCTCTGGTGTGCCGTGGTGTTGCAGTGGGCATCGTGTCCTTCAATTACAAAAACAACTGTAACTATCCAAATGTGCCTAATGTCTATACTGAGATCTCAGCATACACAGACTGGATTAAGAAAGTGATAAAGGGAGATAGTTAAGATGTTTTTGTACTTGGTTTTTTTTTACGTCAAGTGATTGTATAAAATTTGTATTCTCTAATTACTGTTACAAGTAATGTCTGatgcttcttctttttttaaagctttctgtaaaaagctcaattttgtatggctactgcctcatatagaggctgtagccactatgccatcgtgttgtaagaatgtaagaatgagtgtaacagtcgcgcactgtgcatgcgcatatagttgttcctattaaaatgaccagtgagtgtatacaatttagttcaccattcgaaataaatggaaaagactaaagaaatcactttcagacgtttatgcttattactgagggaaagtgcattcctattttaaaatatactccaggttgtccccctttcctcgccttcttcagccagtggtcccatgtgtgatgtagatgtgacacatctctgagttgttacaggaagttgttgaaatgagtattgagaccactgagc
Proteins encoded:
- the LOC132899010 gene encoding transmembrane protease serine 11G-like; amino-acid sequence: MTAPTGNNEGKSLRTVEGLSPPHPPCPPDMELMQMALGLLPQITLHWNPPPPPSFAVVGPFHKKAHHLRCTMALLSLFLLTSLLSHIGHCVYVDMGIVNGTVVKAHSRPYMVSVQKNGKHHCGGFLVSENFVMTAAHCWEFGVKLTVIVGAHELKKNKSALSQMEVKFYHIHPMFDSENLFSDIMLLQWAAFAQIKKTTIRRSCSESLNKRCAFLTLHVSGKMKVLHMLLAAAFSILTFNAAYGEEIINGKKAKKNTLMYMVSVQLNNKHRCGGFLINPSYVLTAAHCDESQLSVVLGTQNIDPNRDNLRKYVETKYKHPSYKTVSSGFDIMLLKLSDKVKLSKAVKTIKIPSKKKPVKPKTKCQVAGWGRSETQKVVNDLLVADVSTINITECKKQWNKVDVKLPADIMCAGGYKTKSGACQGDSGGPLVCRGVAVGIVSFNYKNNCNYPNVPNVYTEISAYTDWIKKVIKGDS